tgtttGTGTTCATTTGAAAGCTTTTAGAATGGATTCGCCGGACAATTCCTTGGCTGGAAAACAGGACCCCAGAAAAAACAATGCAGGCTATGCAGAAGAAATTAGAGGATTTCCGGGACTACCGCCGCAAACACAAACCCCCCAAAGTCCAAGAGAAATGTCAGCTGGAGATCAATTTCAACACCCTGCAGACAAAACTGAGAATCAGCAACCGGCCAGCTTTCATGCCATCAGAGGGAAAAATGGTTTCAGTAAGTAAAGGAGGCATCAATATTCCATTCTCCTTTTTATCAAAGTTGTCACAAAAATTTCAATGTGAAGGAttgaaatgccattttaaatCATCCTCAGAAACTTCAGTTTGTTGCACTTCATCAATATCAAACCACTCTTTTTACAAGTTCCCTTTCATTCTAGAATCTTGCTTTCTCTTAAGCATGTTCCTGCCTGTTTGAAGGCTTTCCCCAAGAGCAAATTGTCTTGAGACGTGAGATGATACAGAGGTTCCTTTGGGAGTGTTATCAACACTTCTATATCAGTGAGGCCaaatattgtttattttatatatatatagtatatatattatatatatattatatgtatTGTTTATATATAAACTCACAGTGGTTCCACTGACATTTTGGTCATCAGACTTACAGAAACAGACATTGCTCAATATAcgtttctgcttttttctactttttaaagttaaattttgttttttcttatgtctGTGAAGGTAAGAATAGCCAGTACCAAGAATTCTCATCTGCTGATAAGTATTGTGAGCTGACTGTGGGTCACAATATTTCCTGTGGAATATAGCAAACCTGTTTCTGTACTCTGTTCTATCATTGTGTTTTGGTTGCTCAGATTTGATAAACAGATGATTGCACTATCTGAAGAGGGCCATTGTCCACTCCCcatatgcagaaaataaagggCCTGTCACTTCAGTTTCCTACTCATGCCTTTGAATTTCTGAGGAAGCTCACAAAACTTTGTGCACCACAGAAAGTGAAATGAGTTTGTATTCCAGATAAAATACACAACGAATCCTCTTGACACTAATAATTTTGCTATTGTCAACTTCTGGGAGCAAAACACTTTTATTTCAATAGGAGATAGGTATGTCATAAAAGAACATGCACATTGTAAAATGGAAGTAAAAGCAATATATCGTGAAGACGCTGAATGTATAGCTATGCTTGGAAGCTATTTGTATAGGGGTTCCTTTCATGAACCCACCTGAATAGGGCACATTATTAGGAGCAGATGTCTAGACTACAAGACTTCCTCAGCTGCCTGGCAACATtttcgatgattctatgattttacaaAAACTGGACataaaaaattctctttctgGAGTAAAATTAGGAATGAATCAGAAATCTGTAAATTTGGATAAAAAGAGATTATAGGTTCATCCCCTCTCTACCATGTATTCTCTTCACAGGATATTGCCGGCGCTTGGCAGAGACTTGAACAAGCTGAGAAAGGCTATGAAGAGTGGCTGCTGAATGAAATACGAAGACTGGAAAGACTTGAACACTTGGCTGAGAAATTCAGGCAGAAGGCTTCCACTCATGAACAGTGGGCATATGGTGAGCAGATAtggcttttaacatttttaatgttgaaGGTTGAACTGTCAGTGCTGAATATTTGCCAGCCAGAAACTCACTTGTAAGTAATTTGGACAGTTTTAGAAacccaaaataataaaagataaaattgcAGGTTTTGTTGACTATAGTCATGATCCTAATTTGTAGGCATGTTGCTAATGAAATGTAACTGTAAAAATCATACTCTGAAGGTAGTGAGTCAAACTTAATGGGAATATTCAGCATTTGAATAGAGGCCATTACTGCTAATGCATTCCTATGTATTTGTACACCAGCAATCGAACCAGGAATGCAGTGACACCACTGGTTAAGTGTGAAATTATTAACAGAGTTATTCCGAATTGATTATCATTTGGCCATCATGACATTTTGAATAGTCCACATAAACTACGTGATAATGGActcatttttgctttgctcCATACCCTGGATTACACCCCATTTATAGTTCTGGTTTTTAATGGTAACCTAACCTTACGTGTAGTTGTAACAGCTATAGGACCATACACTGGCATACAGTTTTGTTGGGGACCATTAAACATAGATCTGCTCTATCGTCCTATTGTTTGCCCTGACAACAGTCTTCCTGTTTCTGCCATGCTTCTGGCTTTTTCCAGCTAGAATCTTTTCACACTGCGAAAGTAAACCAGAGTCCATCCCGTAACACAGTTGCTGGAAGCATACAAGGCTGTAAATGGCTGCCAAACAGATATTAGAAGGGAAACTACAGTGTTTATCAGCCCTAGGAGCCTATTTTCTGAGCATAAACTACTCATGGTGACATGTTATGGCCGTTATGCAGGGAAAACTTCACATAAGCTGGTACATAGCAAGTGAAACAATAGTCCCTTCTGGCTCTAGAATTCACAGAGCTGCGTAATGCCATGTGGTGAGCTGCAGTTGTATGGGCTGTCTGTATAGATTGACTTGTCCAACACAGGAGCTACTGAGGAATAATACTTCAGTTTCTGATTTCCTCTTTGCATCTCTAGCCTTTTGTAAATAGGTTGGCATTTTCCACTTAAAATTTGGTGTTTGATACAAAAGGCAGACAcgtctcaatttttttttttaagtgctgaaaTGAATAATAAATTGAAGGCAgaacatgaaaaagaataacAGATCATTAGTAAGAGTGAAGCTGAGATAGCAGTGTGATTTCTGGTTTCATGAGTCTCCTCTACAAAAGACTTACGTCAATAGTTTAGAGCCCCAGTTTTTGCCAATATACCATTTTTATGCTAGTTTCTCAAGCAATGTAATACTCACTATTTTAGACCAGTATAAACAGCCTATGCAAAAATCAGGGAGTTACTGAgagatctttaaaaatatatatttctaattAACACTGTTGTGCTGACAGTTTGCTACCGGTTTCAGTGGGTGTGGGACTTCATCTCATACATGTAATGCTCACCATGCCTCAATTTAAAAAGTTGACTAAATTTGCAATTGTTCTAACCAATAAATTAGTAAAAAATGACTAAtactttaatttcctctttcagGCAAAGAGCAGATCTTACTTCAGAAGGATTATGAATCTGCTTCTCTGACAGAAGTCCGAGCCATGTTAAGGAAACATGAAGCTTTTGAGAGCGATTTGGCTGCTCACCAGGACAGGGTGGAACAGATCGCTGCCATTGCCCAGGAGCTGAAGTATGTTCCATTTAAAGGCTTTGCAGCTGCTGACATTTAACTTTGCGATAAACTCTTTCCAATGAATTTGATAGTGTCATAGGTACCAACGTAAGAATTCCAGAGATAGCTTCATAAGTATATTATCTGAGCTGGTCACTGAGACCTTTCCCTCATCTCTCCCTTACCCCCAACCAAATATAGATATTCAACTGACcgaaattatttgaaaacaaacattttaatattgaCTTAACACTAATCTTTTAGTATTAGTTCTACTGATGAGTCCATTGTGTGTTGATGGGAATGCTGGAGGTGTTTATTTCTCAGTTCATATGGTCTGCTACGAGTTGTTTAacttagaaaataatttcacttaCATGAGTTACAGATCAagcatcttcattttaaaatcaggtATTTTCCCACAAGCATATTGGCCCTTTCAAAAGGGTTCACATCCCTAAATTATCTCTGTAGGAGTGGGTAATGCACTGACTTTTCTGAAGATTTAATTGTCTCTAGTATTCTTATTTTCACAATCTCTTTGTATTATATTTGGAAGTGTCATTGTCTCCACTTTACACAAAGGGCAGTGGGGCATATGGAAACTAAATAACTTTCTAAGGGTCACACAAGCAATCAAGCACACAAGCTCTCCTATAGGAGAGCAGGAGTTTTCACCCACAGTTCCATCAACTTAGCCACAGGACCAACACTTGCTCACTCAGCATACTATACCCAGAGAAAACACAACCAAGGCTGAGAACAATTCTACAACACATTTAGGCTACATCTGTATTGTTGACATCAGCTGTGTAGGTCAGGGATGTGAAAAGTCAAGGCCCCTGACTGACAGACACCCTTAGGGCAGCCAAAGTCCTGAGTGTTGATGTAGTTACTCTGGCTAAACTCTGTCTTTATCAGTGGagcttgcttttgtttgtggGAAGGGTGTTAAATCACCTGTGTGAGGCACAGTTCTGTCAGCAAAGCTCTGCTCACACTGACAGGACTGTAGTATTACATACCGATGTCCCTATTCTGGTAAAGCCGTCTTGGTGTGTACACCAAACTAAGCACATTTGGTTTTATAATGTTATGCAGTTAATTGCAGTGGTTTTGTACTGTAAATCAGTGGTGCTACTCCTGATCTTAGCAATTTGGCACATGCTTAAATTCATTGCTCACCCACAGTATAAATCTGTAAAGCCAACAGGAACAAATGTGCAGTAGTGGTCGAAACAGGAGCCAAGATCAAAATTCTCAGATTCCTGCCCTTGGCTTCAGCTCTCCAAGTTTCAGTTTCTCACCTGCTTGAATAGGCAAAAGTTACTACTCAAAAATCAAGTGTTAAAAACATGCCCTCTTTTCACATTGTGAAGGACCATGACTCCTAACAGCTCCACATTcattaacaatttaaaaatcagagagTTGTCTAAAAATGTACTTCATACCTGATAGCAGCAGCACTTACAGTAATTGCATAATTCAAAtggttttagaagaaaaatcctatttttcaagattatttaaaggaggaaaagtaaAGCACAGTGGGCAGAGTACGTACTGGTTTTTAGTTAGTGTGAAAGAAGTCTGAAACAGAGAATGGAGATTTCACTGAGTATGGGAGCTTATGAAACACCTTCTGTCATGCCTTGATCTCTGTTGTGGAGTTAGTTGTTCTTTACACTAAACAAAGTTTCTGAAACATCTAATAATCATTAATTCAGCTTCAGCTTTACAAGTGATGAGAAAGTTTGGGAATGCAGTATGCATAGCACAGCATCTGCTTACCAGCGTTTTGAACCCTGTGTCCTTTACCTCTAGTGAGGCCAGTGAACACTGTATCCTGTCTATTTTAGGATTGCCTCTTCTCAGTTGTTTCAGTAATTTGCTGTGTGAAGTTAAACATTTAAGTTATTTGTGGCCTGGGCTAAAAGGTGCTGAAAACCCATCGCTTTTAGAGATGCTCTACTTTGACTTCTCTGCTTCTCCATACAATGGGGCCATCAGTGCCTGATTTTTCACTGAGACTCGGTAGCTCAGCTAGGCTTAATGCCCTTGGAGAACACTGAATGAAAGGTCATAAAGGTCAAGTTTTATTATTAGCTGCAAGCAAATGGGCAGcttctatttaaatatttgttttaattatttatacatAATTCCTCACACAATAAAATTATGGAGAAAAATGctaatttctttctccattcatatttttaaagaaggatTGACTAATGTCTGAATGCTAAGAAATGTGCATTGGCACCTGATCCAAAGCCTGTTCAAGTCAATGTGGGTATTGTTTTCTTGGGCTTTTTTGTCACTGGATCAGGCCCTTACGGATACTACCATCACCTGTGTCTAAATTCCAAGTCAGTACACCtccatgttttgttttagtcAATCTCTTGGCTGCCTAATATtgctgttttaaaggaaaacaattgcTCTGGGACCTTGAACTCTCCCAGTTACAGTTTCCTCTCTGTTCTGACatcttctgctgcagcagctcagtcCACTGTGCGCTTAAGGTTAAAGTTGCTAAAAGCTTGTTGATTGGTGCTGTATAGATAaaggatttgtgtgtgtgtgtgtgcgtgcaagCAGGTGGTtccagccaggatgctgctatAAGATTGTTGTGTTCCAGCCTGTATAGACTTAGAAATCCTTGGCAATGAGGCATGACATGGCTTGGATAGGGCTTATATAGAAAGCTGGAAAAAGCCAGGCATTTCTCAGATGGGATTTGCCATTTAGGACATAGCAAATGCTGACTAGAACTTGAGTGAGCTGTAATATGAAGTGCTCTCTTCATTTATGATCTTGCGTGCTCATTTCAATGTTTTCAAGTATTAGGATAAAATTTTTGGAATGTAGTTTCTTGCATATCCATCACTTCTAGTATAGCAACTTATTTCCAGCCAAGAAGACCACTATCTGTAACACTGATTTGGAGAGTCTTTTTGCTTCTGGAAACCTGGGCTCAAATTGTGCTTACGTGCATGATTAACATGAGCCTGGTTCTGAAGCAGTGCTAAAGCATGTTGCTCAGCAAGTTATTTTTGTGACACTATCACTGTTCCTAAAGTGATCTCATACTTAAGTGCTTCTCTGGATCAGGACAAAATTTGactaaatttttaattatttacagaTAAGATTGAATTACTTGTAAGACCAATAGGAATAGCTTAATGATTTTCAAATTCCAAAGGCTATAGATTTCAAATAACCAAACGAATAGAAATGACTGTTCTCTTGGAAGCTCTTTAACACATGTGCAGCAGTACCTTGTGTATGCACGATAAGCAAAACTTCTTTTTACAAAACGTGAAATCTAGTCTCTTCACATCTTCTATGTTGAGAGATACAAAAATTAATAGGACAAGAAATGTAaacctgtgttttatttccaagtAAATAATCTCCTATGAGTtgctatttcttcctcttctgctttgagcagaaaaatgttctttcacaTATATAATACACTTATTTGAATTAAACTACAGCAGGCCCAGAAAGGCAGTGGAGCTACGCTGTTTAATGCCACTTGGTGATCTAACTTAGATTTTTGACCCACAGGTGccctttttaaaagttgtttcGATAATATTATTCTCCTAGCTATTTGTCCACAGCACAATAGGATAGCAGAGACCTTATGGGCAATGACTGAAcctccctggcagagctggtggaGGAACATTGCACATTACCTTCTAGGACTTTGACCAGAGCTGGTACAATCAGTCCCTCACTTTCATGGAAGGACACCTGCCCTTATCCTAACTGACAAAAGGAGATAAATGATCCattgaagcaaaaataaaatttgcagtACTCTCAGGGATGTGACCTGGAGTACCTGGAAAAATACCCTGTCCATATTCTGGTATATTAGATTTGGTATGTGAAAAGAGACCAGAATACAAATCTCCACATCCCATCCACTTAGTGAGCTCACAGCTCACACAGGAACTTCACCTAATAATCTCAATATgctataatgaaaaaaaccaacttccAGCCAAAAACTCTTAGCAGCAAAATATATCTCGGCCTGTTTCATCCAAAACTCCATGCTTCTGACTTAAAATTTCTTAACAAATAGATGGCTTTTGTCGCATCCATTGAAGGCTAACAAAAAGGCTTGCTCTAAAGGAGGAAGCAAGTTTTTAAGTTAAGGAGCCCTTGTATAGTATGGCTTGCTGGCAGCTTTCTCCTTACATGTAACAGTTCTACCTTCGCaattttgggttggttttgttattttttaaaattgttatggcattttatttttacttgttttacCATTCTAGACTTTCAACAGTCAATTGATTGCAGCACATCTGAAGCCTCTTTTAAACAGAATGGCTCACATACTTCTCAACTTTATCCTGAACCAGATTGCTGTGACTGAGCTTAGAGGAGGAAGTGTGAACACTGCCCCTGGTCTACAGTGTAGCTTCATGGAGGAAAGCTACCTCTGTTCTCATTTTGTCCTCTGCGATTCTTTAAGTTACTGGTGGAAGTGATTGGTACATCCCTCTTGCCAATTTGCCAGAGAAGAATGTTCAGAAGAAGGGAACAAATTCTATCTGCATTTAATGTCTTGTTCAAGCCTTAAAGTAAATCTTAGTTTCATATCGCCATGCTGTCACATAATCACAATCTCTGCAATGTTTAGTACTGAGCAAAGTGTCCTCAAGGAGCAGCCAAGAGCTAAATTCAGTGGATGATGATACACCAATAAAAGTGAGCTTCCAAAGTGCCAAACGCATGTATTTTATTATGGTCATGGTGGCTGCAGCAGAACCAAGGGGATTATCTGCCACTGAGACCAAAAATTCAATTTGAGACAGACTCAGTGCAGAATCTCAGGACAGAGCCTTAAAAAGTTATTCCAGTCTTAAGCAGGATAGTAATTTGCTTTCTGTCAGGATAATAGAAGCCTATTAAGCAGATGAAAAAGCAATGCTAACTGCTACATCCTTTGTGGGTGCACGGATTCATGCTGGTGGCATATGTGGGTCTAGAGATTCCTGTTCTCTGAACCAGCCAGTTCTAGGGTGTAGCTCTGTGAGGAGTTCCTGGAGAGGAAGATGAAAATTATTCTCTGTGCCCCAGATCTGGGCAGCCTCTATTAGTATTGCCAGGCCTGTGAGAGAGAAAGTATGCTTTGAATGCAATGTGAGGTCTGTTTCTCAGTTAAATAATTTCAGAGCATAGGAGGCTGGAAAGGATAACTGGATTATTTAAAACGGAATGTGTATTTCAGgccaattaatttaaaactgtacCAATCTTCAGAAACTTGATAAAGCCCCAGACTGATGCATTTTGATCTTCAGGAGATCAAATTGCTTGTGCCACAGGAATAGCTGAGACAAAAATGGTTAGACACCTTAATTGTCTTTAATACCTGAATGTGACAGATGAATACTTGATTTTTCTCACAACAGAGGAGGTTGATCCTGTTCCTGTGCTGTGCTTCTTGAAATGCTGAATGTCTAGATCACACATGTCTATACTGCAACACTTGCTTACCTGGAGGATAAATCTTGcaaaaaagaggggaagaatTACTGAGGGCCAGTGGAAGAGTGTGGACAATGCAACTGCTCCTGTCTTTCAGAAAGTCACATAGATTTTTGTCTTCACTCTTTCTTAGTGAACTGGACTACCATGATGCTGCAAGTGTCAATGATAGATGCCAAAAGATATGTGACCAGTGGGACAGCCTGGGAACACTTActcagaaaaggagagaggcaCTGGAGGTAAACCATATAACAATGAtcagcagctcagctgaggcagggaggggggaataAACCATTTGTTTCAGATCTGGAAACAGTGCCATTGAGCATCCACTTTGAAATCCAAACAGCAATAAACCCTTTCCTCAGAtctccatttcattttgctgtggtTTCATTTGCAAACAGATTGAATTGCTCACAGCAGACTTAGCGCTCAGCTGCCAAGGACAGTTCTAAAGCAGCAACAAAAGGCGCAATGCACTTTATAGCACTGCTCTTTGGGAATTTGATGTCCAGCAAGGATAACGAAAGCCATTAGGTACTTGCCTTTTCATACTTGTCTGAGCTTAATCAGGTGAGGTACAGGATAATGGCCAGCACTGGATTAATTTTTTGGTAGTGAGTATTCCGAAGCACTGAGATACGTTCCAAAACCTTGTTCCTTACGGAAAGAGGAAGTAACACACATGTATGCCAAAGTGGAAAACATATGTcaactcttcctttttaaacttACAAGAAATACTAAAGCAAGATTAGCAGGTTTTAACTGATGTGCAGGTAGATCACAGTaacaaaaaatacttaaaatatcagtagtgaaaaagtaatttccccTGTTATCCTTCAAAGGCATATACCCCTTTTAACATGTTGGATATGAGAGTATCTTTACTTCAATTAGTCCTATTACCTTGAGTGAGAATCCTTAAAGCAGGTGATGAAATCAGTCAACAATACAAtcaattgcttttgaaaagatgAGGCATAACTTTGTGCATGGGTGGGTATGTGTGTCGAGTTAGTCTTGCCCTAGTAACAAAGGAATTTACCTTTCCCAACCTGTACAGAGGACAGAGAAATTGCTCGAAACAATTGATCAGCTTCACCTGGAGTTTGCCAAAAGAGCTGCTCCTTTCAACAACTGGATGGAAGGTGCTATGGAAGACCTACAGGACATGTTTATTGTTCATAGCATAGAGGAAATTCAGGTAAATGGTTGTCTATTTTTTGGCTTACAGTCATagggaaaacaagaaaggaagcttttccttcttggaGAGTAGAAcacctgtaagaaaaaaaacgTATCCGTCTTGACATTTTATTTGTGATAGGCAACGTCCGCTCTATTATAAATAGGGTTCTTCATTGGGAACAAAGCATGTTCCAGAGATCATGGAAGAAGCGATGGTCCTGATAAAGTCAATGAGGGCTGTTTCATGAATGTATCTGCGCATATTATTTCCTGTATCTACAGATACATGTAGACAGGGTGTTGAGAGGCTGAGAGAGGAGCTGTGCTTATTTACAGCAGATCTTCCAGATGTTAGAAGAAACATTaaatttttcatgctttccctctctgtttCTGATTTTAGAGTTTAATCTCTGCACATGATCAATTTAAAGCCACTTTGCCAGAGGCAGATGGTGAAAGACAGGCCATACTGTCTATCCAGAATGAAGTTGAAAAAGTTATTCAGAGTTACAGCATGAGAATAAGCGCAAGCAATCCTTACAGCACTGTTACTGTCGAAGAGATTCGTAGCAAGTGGGAAAAGGTAACGTATGCTAAATACATAAAGGACATTGTAACATAGTATTCTAATTTAGGAATGCTGAGAATATTCAGAGAACTTTACAATAAATCTGTAAATTTTTCTGGATCATCAGATGCCAGGATGAACTTTCTACAGTATCTTATGCTCTCCCTTTTATGTTTGCTAAGCTCGCTTCACAATATCCCTTGCTCCCATCACTCAATATTACCTACGTCCTTTTTGGCTTTTTGGCGGGGCAAGAGAAGCATGTGTTGGGGCTagagcagagctggtggctgGCCAGCCAACGGGCTAGGGGATGCCgtcaaaataacagaaaatgatCGTATTCTTTCTCTCAGTATAAACAGTAGTTCATGTGTCTCCACtacccagctgctgcttttcacaaaTGTTGTAAAAATAGCACCTTTGGGACCATTAATGTTCTGTCCAATTAGATTGAAATTGGCAATTACCTTAAAAAATTACTAGTGAGGGATTAAAGAGAGGCTCCTACAGCAATCACActaactttttttcattaggAACCAAGACAGATAATATGGTGAAGGTAATTGATTGTGTAGAATGTATGAATTTACCAAATACGTAAACTTACACAGACAAGAACACACCCTCAATGGgttgtaaaaaacaaacaataaggACTAAATTCAGAATGTCCCAGGGCAATCCAGAAGGGTAAgccaaaaaaagcatttgcaatgCATTAGAGACCTTCAGATATACATGATGGACAGAATGTGTCTTATGTTATCCTATTGTAATGGCTGTgctcaaataaaatgttttgcactGACTATTCTTAGAACAATTACTTAGAGATTGAAAAATCAcctgtgttttcaaaagaaaaacaaagtaactGCTCTAATAGCAGTTCAAGTTAAATAATTGTCTTGAACTTGAATCCAGCCAGTGGTGAGAATTTGTCCTCTCTCCATGTCAGTCTCTCTGGTCAGGCTGCCCAAGACCATGTTAGCAAATTTCTTATGTTAGCACAGAATTGGTAAATAAAATAGTGATCTTGTTTCTGGCTTGTCCTTCTGATATCAACCTTCAGACCAGTAAGAAAAATTAGCAACTGTAGACTTATTtgttccatttgtttttaagctaTTCAGTTGTGGCTACTCACACTTAGTGCTTTCCCACTGTAACAGGTGAAGCAGCTGGTGCCTCAGAGGGATCAATCCTTGCAGGAGGAACTAGCCCGCCAGCATGCCAACGAGCGCCTGCGTCGCCAGTTTGCTGCTCAGGCCAATGTCATTGGGCCATGGATCCAGACCAAGATGGAGGTGAGTGTCAGACCCTCACACAGAAGCCAACAAACAAGGTGGCTTATAATTTTTTATCTCTGCTTTATATACAGGACAACAGCAATTTCCATGATAGTTCACCAGCTGTTTGATCCTGAAGTATTTAGCACCTCttaagatgatttttaaaactttggaAGCTTGTACAAGTGGTACCTTGATGGTGAGCAGTAGATGCAGCTTTGAAAAATCAATCGCTAAACAATTACTATTTAGCTGCTTCTTTCCGTAAAGGAAAGATACCAGCATCACTGGGGTCTTAATACTAATTCCAGAAACAAATGTGCCACatatttctgttgaaatgtgttttctacAGTAAAATCTATCATTTCTATTGTATGAAGGTTTTATTACTATTGCTTCTTAGTATGAAAATACTACATATTTATGTGAACATTGGTCAGATTAGCAAACCTAAATTttgcggggtggggggtgtctttgtttcttttgacaGGAAATTGCCCGCAGCTCTATTGAAATGACAGGGCCTTTGGAGGACCAGATGAATCAGCTGAAGCAATATGAGCACAATATCATTAATTATAAACACAACATTGACAAACTGGAAGGAGATCATCAGCTTATACAAGAAGCCCTGGTGTTTGACAACAAGCACACCAACTATACTATGGAGGTAGCCATTTACTCCCTTTTGTACTTGTTAGTTTATTCTGCCCTCTTCTGCCATAAAACTACCTTCCCTGATCTGAAGAGACTGCAGCAGAGGATGGAATTTGCTGATAATCTCATAAAACTTGTTTTACTTTCACTGATTTTTACTTTTAGTGAAGAAATACCCATTTAGGAAACCATTCCCATATTTTTCTGAaggccatttttatttttaatgatccTTGGTCATAATATAGAGTTAGTGGTATGGAAAAGGTATCGTATAAATATTTAGAGCTGATTTTTTGCTTACTGTACTTTTTATACTCTTAGAAGAATATATTTGATTCTTTaacaaatcagtattttctctctcatagCACATCCGTGTGGGATGGGAGCTCCTACTTACCACCATTGCTCGAACTATCAATGAGGTTGAGACTCAGATCCTCACAAGAGATGCCAAGGGTATCACCCAGGAACAAATGAATGACTTCAGAGCATCATTCAATCATTTTGACAGGGTACAGTACTCCTGCTTTTTTCTCAACTAGCAATATTTGTTGTTCCCAAAAGTaagtttcttttcattccaaatgtaagccttttaaaaaactgcAAATG
This genomic interval from Pelecanus crispus isolate bPelCri1 chromosome 3, bPelCri1.pri, whole genome shotgun sequence contains the following:
- the ACTN2 gene encoding alpha-actinin-2 isoform X7, producing MQYTYNYEEDEYMTQEEEWDRDLLLDPAWEKQQRKTFTAWCNSHLRKAGTQIENIEEDFRNGLKLMLLLEVISGERLPKPDRGKMRFHKIANVNKALDYIASKGVKLVSIGAEEIVDGNVKMTLGMIWTIILRFAIQDISVEETSAKEGLLLWCQRKTAPYRNVNIQNFHLSWKDGLAFNALIHRHRPDLLDYDKLDEDDPIGNINLAMEIAEKHLDIPKMLDAEDVVNTTRPDERAIMTYVSCYYHAFAGAQKAETAANRICKVLAVNQENERLMEEYERLASELLEWIRRTIPWLENRTPEKTMQAMQKKLEDFRDYRRKHKPPKVQEKCQLEINFNTLQTKLRISNRPAFMPSEGKMVSDIAGAWQRLEQAEKGYEEWLLNEIRRLERLEHLAEKFRQKASTHEQWAYGKEQILLQKDYESASLTEVRAMLRKHEAFESDLAAHQDRVEQIAAIAQELNELDYHDAASVNDRCQKICDQWDSLGTLTQKRREALERTEKLLETIDQLHLEFAKRAAPFNNWMEGAMEDLQDMFIVHSIEEIQSLISAHDQFKATLPEADGERQAILSIQNEVEKVIQSYSMRISASNPYSTVTVEEIRSKWEKVKQLVPQRDQSLQEELARQHANERLRRQFAAQANVIGPWIQTKMEEIARSSIEMTGPLEDQMNQLKQYEHNIINYKHNIDKLEGDHQLIQEALVFDNKHTNYTMEHIRVGWELLLTTIARTINEVETQILTRDAKGITQEQMNDFRASFNHFDRDESDNLHSDEFKACLISLGQVGNDLQGEAEFARIMSLVDPNGQGTVTFQSFIDFMTRETADTDTAEQVIASFRILASDKPYILADELRRELPPEQAQYCIKRMPPYTGPGSVPGALDYTSFSSALYGESDL
- the ACTN2 gene encoding alpha-actinin-2 isoform X1, with product MQYTYNYEEDEYMTQEEEWDRDLLLDPAWEKQQRKTFTAWCNSHLRKAGTQIENIEEDFRNGLKLMLLLEVISGERLPKPDRGKMRFHKIANVNKALDYIASKGVKLVSIGAEEIVDGNVKMTLGMIWTIILRFAIQDISVEETSAKEGLLLWCQRKTAPYRNVNIQNFHLSWKDGLAFNALIHRHRPDLLDYDKLDEDDPIGNINLAMEIAEKHLDIPKMLDAEDVVNTTRPDERAIMTYVSCYYHAFAGAQKAETAANRICKVLAVNQENERLMEEYERLASELLEWIRRTIPWLENRTPEKTMQAMQKKLEDFRDYRRKHKPPKVQEKCQLEINFNTLQTKLRISNRPAFMPSEGKMVSDIAGAWQRLEQAEKGYEEWLLNEIRRLERLEHLAEKFRQKASTHEQWAYGKEQILLQKDYESASLTEVRAMLRKHEAFESDLAAHQDRVEQIAAIAQELNELDYHDAASVNDRCQKICDQWDSLGTLTQKRREALERTEKLLETIDQLHLEFAKRAAPFNNWMEGAMEDLQDMFIVHSIEEIQSLISAHDQFKATLPEADGERQAILSIQNEVEKVIQSYSMRISASNPYSTVTVEEIRSKWEKVKQLVPQRDQSLQEELARQHANERLRRQFAAQANVIGPWIQTKMEEIARSSIEMTGPLEDQMNQLKQYEHNIINYKHNIDKLEGDHQLIQEALVFDNKHTNYTMEHIRVGWELLLTTIARTINEVETQILTRDAKGITQEQMNDFRASFNHFDRDESDNLHSDEFKACLISLGQVGNDLQRKNGLMDHDDFRACLISMGYDLGEAEFARIMSLVDPNGQGTVTFQSFIDFMTRETADTDTAEQVIASFRILASDKPYILADELRRELPPEQAQYCIKRMPPYTGPGSVPGALDYTSFSSALYGESDL
- the ACTN2 gene encoding alpha-actinin-2 isoform X12; translated protein: MQYTYNYEEDEYMTQEEEWDRDLLLDPAWEKQQRKTFTAWCNSHLRKAGTQIENIEEDFRNGLKLMLLLEVISGERLPKPDRGKMRFHKIANVNKALDYIASKGVKLVSIGAEEIVDGNVKMTLGMIWTIILRFAIQDISVEETSAKEGLLLWCQRKTAPYRNVNIQNFHLSWKDGLGLCALIHRHRPDLIDYSKLNKDDPIGNINLAMEIAEKHLDIPKMLDAEDVVNTTRPDERAIMTYVSCYYHAFAGAQKAETAANRICKVLAVNQENERLMEEYERLASELLEWIRRTIPWLENRTPEKTMQAMQKKLEDFRDYRRKHKPPKVQEKCQLEINFNTLQTKLRISNRPAFMPSEGKMVSDIAGAWQRLEQAEKGYEEWLLNEIRRLERLEHLAEKFRQKASTHEQWAYGKEQILLQKDYESASLTEVRAMLRKHEAFESDLAAHQDRVEQIAAIAQELNELDYHDAASVNDRCQKICDQWDSLGTLTQKRREALERTEKLLETIDQLHLEFAKRAAPFNNWMEGAMEDLQDMFIVHSIEEIQVKQLVPQRDQSLQEELARQHANERLRRQFAAQANVIGPWIQTKMEEIARSSIEMTGPLEDQMNQLKQYEHNIINYKHNIDKLEGDHQLIQEALVFDNKHTNYTMEHIRVGWELLLTTIARTINEVETQILTRDAKGITQEQMNDFRASFNHFDRRKNGLMDHDDFRACLISMGYDLGEAEFARIMSLVDPNGQGTVTFQSFIDFMTRETADTDTAEQVIASFRILASDKPYILADELRRELPPEQAQYCIKRMPPYTGPGSVPGALDYTSFSSALYGESDL